The following are from one region of the Hymenobacter radiodurans genome:
- a CDS encoding DUF6970 domain-containing protein, which translates to MRRLLTLFLLTSLLSAFQCGDENKSICPSFVDAKIAELQAKPKQNPAAEITEYIWKGEKVYLVSSDCCDQFNYLYNECGDVICAPSGGITGKGDGQCPDFSTQATDARVVWRDPR; encoded by the coding sequence ATGAGACGCTTACTTACGCTATTCCTTCTAACAAGCCTGCTCAGCGCCTTTCAGTGCGGCGACGAAAATAAGTCGATATGTCCCAGCTTTGTTGATGCCAAAATAGCGGAGCTACAAGCCAAGCCCAAGCAGAACCCTGCGGCTGAAATAACGGAGTATATATGGAAAGGCGAGAAGGTTTACCTGGTTTCCAGCGACTGCTGCGACCAGTTTAACTATCTCTACAATGAGTGCGGCGATGTTATTTGTGCACCCAGCGGCGGCATTACGGGGAAGGGCGATGGGCAATGCCCTGACTTTTCTACGCAGGCCACCGATGCCCGCGTGGTATGGCGCGACCCTCGTTAA
- a CDS encoding RNA polymerase sigma factor produces MSALSFAMGGGGLRNLLAGGNSSASVAASPPPAPVRSLVPPSQLTEAEIIDGCLAGSRLMQKHLYDRFAARMMAVCLRYAQTTFEAEDVLQEGFVTVFTNLSKFRRECPLEFWIRRIMINAALRQHRRNSGLVAMSEGEYPEDLAGEEFTLSNYAFEELLTLVQELAPRYRMVFNLFAIEGYGHKEIGELLGISEGTSKSQYSRARVILKTKLERLDAHRSNGTFRK; encoded by the coding sequence ATGAGCGCCTTATCGTTTGCGATGGGTGGCGGCGGGCTGCGCAACCTGCTGGCGGGAGGCAATTCTTCGGCTTCGGTGGCGGCTTCGCCTCCGCCGGCTCCTGTCCGTTCGCTCGTGCCGCCTTCTCAGCTCACCGAGGCTGAAATCATTGATGGCTGCCTGGCTGGAAGCCGATTAATGCAGAAGCACTTGTACGACCGGTTTGCGGCCCGCATGATGGCCGTGTGCCTGCGCTACGCCCAAACCACCTTCGAGGCGGAGGATGTATTGCAGGAGGGCTTCGTGACGGTATTTACCAACCTCAGCAAGTTTCGCCGCGAATGCCCCCTAGAGTTCTGGATTCGGCGCATCATGATAAATGCGGCTCTGCGTCAACACCGGCGCAACAGTGGCTTGGTAGCCATGAGCGAGGGCGAATATCCCGAGGATCTGGCCGGGGAGGAGTTTACGCTCTCCAACTACGCTTTTGAAGAGCTCCTGACACTGGTGCAGGAACTGGCACCGCGCTACCGCATGGTGTTCAACCTGTTCGCCATCGAAGGCTACGGGCACAAGGAAATTGGCGAGTTACTGGGAATTTCTGAAGGCACCAGCAAATCGCAGTACTCCCGGGCCCGGGTCATCTTGAAAACTAAATTAGAGCGCCTCGACGCGCATCGCAGCAATGGCACTTTCCGCAAATAA
- a CDS encoding DedA family protein codes for MEILKDIIDFILHLDKHLGAIIQDYGTWTYAILFLIIFVETGVVVLPFLPGDSLLFAAGSLAALPGSPLNVWLMMGLLIVAAVLGDTLNYHIGDYLGPRVFRENSRFLKREHLIRTQEFYEKHGAKTIILARFIPIIRTFAPFVAGVGTMSYTKFLSYNVVGGVLWVASLTSAGYFFGTIPIVQKNFSLVVLAIIGLSILPVIFEFVKSRQNSRRPVA; via the coding sequence ATGGAAATCCTCAAGGACATCATTGATTTCATTCTGCATCTCGATAAGCATCTCGGGGCTATTATCCAAGATTACGGAACGTGGACCTATGCCATTCTCTTCCTGATTATTTTCGTGGAAACGGGCGTAGTAGTGCTGCCTTTTCTGCCCGGCGACTCGCTGCTGTTTGCGGCTGGCTCGCTGGCCGCTCTACCCGGCTCGCCCCTGAATGTGTGGCTGATGATGGGCCTGCTGATCGTGGCAGCGGTGCTTGGCGATACGCTCAACTATCATATCGGCGACTATCTGGGGCCGCGGGTGTTTCGCGAGAATTCTCGCTTTCTGAAGCGGGAGCATCTTATCCGTACCCAGGAATTCTATGAGAAGCACGGTGCCAAAACTATTATTCTGGCGCGCTTCATTCCAATCATTCGCACGTTTGCGCCCTTCGTGGCGGGCGTGGGCACGATGAGCTACACCAAGTTCTTGTCGTACAATGTGGTGGGGGGCGTTTTGTGGGTGGCCTCGCTAACCAGCGCTGGCTATTTCTTCGGCACCATCCCAATTGTGCAGAAAAACTTTTCACTAGTGGTATTAGCTATCATCGGCCTGTCGATACTGCCTGTGATATTCGAGTTTGTAAAGTCGCGCCAAAACAGCCGTCGGCCAGTAGCTTAG
- a CDS encoding shikimate dehydrogenase family protein, producing MKEFGLIGKSLVHSFSQTYFTQKFENLGLDDHRYELFELPTISALPDLLAQHPNLRGLNVTIPYKEQIWPYLTEISSAAARIGAINVIDCTPDGRYIGHNTDYIGFRESLRTFYPLRGPEARALVLGTGGSSKAIEAALRELEIPYWLVSRNPLGTGLTYNDLTPDVLAGHSLIINATPLGTFPQVDACAPIPYEALTPAHYLYDLIYNPSETLFLQKGREAGAQTKNGFEMLCLQAEAAWEIWTK from the coding sequence ATGAAGGAATTTGGCCTCATTGGCAAGTCGCTTGTCCACTCGTTCTCCCAAACCTATTTCACTCAGAAGTTCGAGAATCTAGGTCTCGACGATCACCGCTACGAGCTCTTTGAGCTACCCACAATTTCGGCCTTGCCAGATCTGCTGGCCCAGCACCCCAACTTGCGGGGGCTCAATGTAACCATCCCGTACAAAGAGCAGATATGGCCCTATCTGACTGAAATATCATCGGCGGCGGCTCGCATTGGCGCCATTAACGTTATCGACTGCACGCCCGATGGCCGCTACATCGGGCATAACACAGACTATATCGGCTTCCGGGAGTCGTTGCGTACGTTCTATCCATTGCGCGGCCCCGAGGCACGGGCGCTGGTACTTGGCACAGGTGGCTCATCCAAGGCAATAGAGGCAGCTTTGCGGGAGCTGGAGATTCCGTATTGGCTGGTGTCGCGCAACCCGCTCGGAACTGGCCTTACCTACAATGACCTCACGCCCGATGTACTCGCGGGCCATTCGCTGATTATCAATGCAACGCCGCTGGGCACTTTTCCGCAGGTAGATGCGTGTGCTCCCATCCCGTACGAGGCCCTCACGCCTGCCCACTATCTCTACGATCTGATTTATAACCCGAGCGAAACACTGTTCCTGCAAAAAGGTCGCGAAGCCGGTGCTCAAACCAAGAATGGCTTTGAGATGCTTTGTCTGCAGGCGGAAGCTGCTTGGGAAATTTGGACCAAATAG
- the uvrB gene encoding excinuclease ABC subunit UvrB translates to MEYQLTSEFKPTGDQPKAIAQLVAGVESGEPAQVLLGATGTGKTFTVANVVAQTGKPTLVLCHNKTLAAQLYGEFKAFFPNNAVEYYISYYDYYQPEAYIASTDVFIEKDLAINEEIEKLRLHCTSTLLSGRRDVIVVASVSCIYGIGNPEEFSKNVIYMAPGLRYSRNNLLYQFVQILYSRTEVDFTRGTFRVKGDTVDIFPAYADFAYRLFFFGDEIEAIHRIDPDSGKKLADEQSVTLYPANLFVTGKDTLHQAIKEIQFDMMAQQSYFVKEGRDQEAKRITERTEFDLEMIRELGYCSGIENYSRYFDGRTPGSRPFCLLDYFPQDYLMVIDESHATIPQIRAMWGGDRSRKTALVEYGFRLPSAMDNRPLTFNEFESMYRQAIFVSATPSDYELETSGGVIIEQIIRPTGLLDPEIDIRPSANQIDDLLDEVDNRVKMGDRILVTTLTKRMAEELQKYMERLGIKSSYVHSDVKTLDRVEILRQLRLGVIDVLIGVNLLREGLDLPEVSLVAILDADKEGFLRDQRSLIQTMGRAARNDKGKVIMYADRITGSMQRAIDETNRRRAVQLAYNEEHGITPRTVRKSHDEIMGQTSLSDMRRIEPAAYAGPDTDTLTLAAEPVIALMKRDELEKVIKKTEKQMEGAAKDLDFLQAAKYRDELAQLRQMLKTKRD, encoded by the coding sequence ATGGAATATCAACTTACTTCCGAGTTCAAGCCTACCGGCGACCAGCCCAAAGCCATTGCCCAACTCGTGGCTGGCGTAGAAAGCGGAGAGCCAGCGCAGGTGCTGCTCGGAGCCACTGGTACTGGCAAAACGTTTACGGTGGCCAACGTGGTGGCCCAAACCGGCAAGCCCACGCTGGTACTGTGCCACAACAAAACCCTGGCGGCCCAGCTCTACGGTGAGTTCAAGGCGTTTTTCCCCAATAATGCCGTCGAGTACTACATCAGCTATTACGACTACTACCAGCCGGAGGCCTACATAGCCAGCACCGACGTATTCATTGAGAAAGACCTCGCTATTAATGAGGAAATCGAGAAGCTGCGGCTACACTGTACTTCTACGCTGCTGAGCGGGCGGCGCGACGTGATTGTGGTGGCGTCCGTATCGTGCATTTACGGTATCGGCAACCCGGAAGAGTTCAGCAAAAACGTCATTTACATGGCGCCCGGCCTGCGTTACTCGCGCAATAATCTTTTGTATCAGTTCGTGCAGATTCTTTATTCCCGGACGGAAGTGGATTTTACACGCGGCACGTTTCGGGTGAAGGGTGATACGGTGGACATCTTCCCCGCCTATGCCGATTTTGCCTACCGCCTGTTCTTTTTCGGTGACGAAATCGAAGCCATTCACCGCATCGACCCAGACAGCGGCAAGAAACTCGCCGACGAGCAAAGCGTGACGCTGTATCCGGCCAACCTTTTCGTGACTGGCAAAGATACCTTGCACCAGGCCATCAAAGAGATTCAGTTCGATATGATGGCCCAGCAGAGCTACTTCGTGAAGGAGGGCCGCGACCAAGAGGCTAAGCGGATTACGGAGCGCACCGAGTTTGATCTGGAGATGATTCGGGAGTTGGGCTACTGCTCCGGTATCGAGAACTACTCGCGCTACTTTGATGGTCGTACGCCCGGCTCACGTCCCTTCTGCCTACTCGACTATTTCCCCCAGGATTATCTGATGGTTATCGACGAAAGCCACGCCACCATTCCCCAGATTCGGGCGATGTGGGGCGGCGACCGGAGCCGCAAAACGGCCTTGGTGGAGTATGGCTTCCGTCTGCCTTCGGCCATGGACAACCGGCCTTTGACTTTCAACGAGTTCGAGAGCATGTACCGGCAGGCCATTTTCGTGTCGGCCACGCCGTCCGATTATGAGCTGGAAACCAGCGGCGGGGTTATCATCGAGCAGATTATTCGCCCTACCGGCCTGCTCGACCCCGAAATCGATATTCGTCCCAGCGCCAACCAGATTGACGACCTGCTAGACGAAGTGGATAACCGCGTGAAGATGGGTGACCGTATCCTCGTGACGACGCTCACCAAGCGCATGGCTGAGGAATTGCAGAAGTACATGGAGCGCCTGGGCATCAAGTCGAGCTACGTGCACTCCGATGTAAAAACTTTGGACCGCGTAGAGATTCTGCGCCAACTGCGACTGGGCGTTATCGACGTGCTGATTGGGGTAAACCTGTTGCGCGAGGGCTTGGACTTGCCCGAAGTGAGCTTGGTGGCCATTCTGGACGCCGACAAAGAGGGCTTCCTGCGCGACCAGCGCAGCCTGATTCAGACCATGGGCCGCGCTGCCCGAAATGATAAAGGCAAGGTTATCATGTACGCCGACCGCATTACCGGCTCCATGCAGCGCGCCATCGACGAAACGAACCGGCGCCGCGCTGTGCAGTTGGCGTACAATGAGGAGCACGGCATCACGCCGCGGACAGTACGCAAATCGCACGATGAAATCATGGGCCAAACGTCGCTGTCGGATATGCGCCGCATTGAGCCGGCTGCTTACGCTGGCCCCGATACGGATACGCTGACGTTGGCGGCCGAGCCTGTCATTGCGCTTATGAAGCGCGACGAACTGGAAAAAGTCATCAAGAAGACGGAGAAGCAGATGGAAGGCGCGGCCAAAGACCTCGACTTCCTGCAAGCCGCTAAGTATCGCGATGAATTGGCCCAGCTTCGCCAAATGCTAAAGACGAAGAGAGATTAG
- a CDS encoding PQQ-dependent sugar dehydrogenase yields the protein MKNYLLYLPLAALFACNQSSPKTEETTAATASASTDSVAAPALPEPYATPSAKNFSKVIGWPEGKMPTVPAGFTVTEFAADLQNPRWIYVAPNGDIFIAESNSIEKTSTAKGEKAKGLKQSGSMKETSANRITLLRDANKDGKPELRETFLTGLNQPFGMLVVGDNFYVGNTDAVLRFPYKADQTKITAGGQKILDLPVGGYNNHWTRNLLANADGSKIYVSVGSGSNVMEKGEKNDEGRALILEINPDGSGKRVYASGLRNPVGMDWQPGTQVLWTAVNERDELGDELVPDYMTSVKEGGFYGWPYSYYGQNEDPRRKGERPDLVAKSIVPDVALGPHTASLGLAFYDANGFPAKYQNGAFVGQHGSWNSSKFTGYKVVFVPFQNGKPAGQPEDFMTGFVANESTKEVYGRPVGVTVLPDGSMLVADDAGGKIWRVTAIQGTKS from the coding sequence ATGAAAAATTACCTGCTTTATTTACCGTTGGCGGCCTTATTCGCCTGCAATCAATCGTCGCCCAAAACGGAAGAAACGACTGCCGCTACCGCCTCTGCATCTACTGATTCGGTGGCCGCGCCTGCGCTGCCCGAACCATATGCTACGCCGTCAGCAAAGAACTTCAGTAAGGTAATTGGCTGGCCTGAAGGCAAAATGCCAACGGTACCAGCCGGATTTACGGTGACGGAATTCGCGGCCGACTTGCAGAATCCGCGCTGGATTTATGTGGCCCCAAACGGCGATATTTTTATTGCCGAATCTAATTCCATTGAAAAAACCTCCACGGCGAAGGGCGAAAAGGCGAAAGGCCTGAAGCAGTCGGGGTCGATGAAGGAAACCAGCGCCAACCGCATTACGCTCTTGCGTGACGCCAACAAAGACGGCAAGCCCGAACTTCGTGAAACCTTCCTGACGGGCCTGAATCAGCCTTTCGGAATGCTGGTTGTCGGCGACAACTTCTATGTGGGCAACACCGACGCCGTATTGCGCTTTCCTTACAAAGCCGATCAAACTAAAATCACCGCTGGGGGGCAAAAAATCCTGGATTTGCCCGTTGGCGGCTACAACAACCACTGGACCCGCAACCTGTTGGCCAACGCCGACGGCTCTAAGATTTACGTGTCGGTAGGGTCGGGCAGTAACGTGATGGAGAAGGGTGAGAAAAACGATGAGGGCCGGGCGCTGATTTTGGAGATTAATCCCGATGGTTCCGGCAAGCGCGTGTATGCCAGTGGTCTGCGCAACCCGGTTGGTATGGATTGGCAGCCCGGCACCCAAGTCCTCTGGACGGCCGTGAATGAGCGCGACGAGCTGGGCGACGAGCTCGTGCCCGATTATATGACCAGCGTGAAGGAGGGGGGCTTTTATGGCTGGCCCTACTCATATTACGGCCAAAACGAGGACCCCCGCCGCAAAGGTGAGCGGCCCGATTTGGTAGCTAAATCAATTGTGCCCGATGTGGCTTTGGGCCCGCACACGGCCTCATTAGGCTTGGCCTTTTACGACGCTAACGGATTCCCAGCCAAGTACCAGAATGGCGCTTTCGTGGGGCAGCACGGCTCTTGGAATAGCTCGAAGTTTACGGGATATAAAGTAGTGTTTGTGCCGTTTCAGAATGGCAAACCTGCCGGTCAGCCCGAAGATTTTATGACGGGTTTCGTGGCCAACGAAAGCACCAAGGAAGTGTACGGCCGTCCGGTCGGCGTAACAGTGCTGCCCGATGGCTCTATGCTGGTTGCGGATGACGCGGGGGGCAAAATATGGCGCGTAACTGCCATTCAAGGCACAAAGTCTTAG
- the wrbA gene encoding NAD(P)H:quinone oxidoreductase, whose protein sequence is MKTIVLFYSTYGHVWKLAEAVAEGARQVEGNDVVVKRVPETLSKDILDKTGASQAQQAFSHVPVATPEELEQYDAIIIGTPTRYGNACGQIQAYLDSTGGLWARGALVGKAGGAFVSTATQHGGQETTLRALHTALLHHGMVIVGLPYAWQGQMGHDVVTGGTPYGASTVAGGQGERQPSENELEGARYQGKYTAEIASKLSRK, encoded by the coding sequence ATGAAAACTATCGTTCTGTTTTACTCCACCTATGGCCACGTGTGGAAATTGGCCGAGGCTGTGGCCGAAGGTGCCCGCCAAGTAGAAGGCAATGATGTAGTCGTAAAGCGCGTACCCGAAACGCTGTCGAAAGATATTCTCGACAAAACTGGCGCCTCGCAGGCACAGCAAGCTTTCAGCCACGTACCCGTAGCTACCCCCGAGGAACTGGAACAGTACGATGCTATCATTATTGGTACGCCCACCCGCTACGGCAACGCTTGCGGCCAAATTCAGGCATACCTCGACTCAACCGGTGGCTTGTGGGCCCGTGGTGCCCTCGTGGGCAAAGCAGGTGGCGCATTCGTGAGCACCGCTACCCAACACGGCGGCCAAGAAACAACACTGCGCGCGCTGCACACGGCATTGCTGCACCATGGCATGGTCATCGTGGGCTTGCCCTATGCTTGGCAGGGCCAGATGGGCCATGATGTAGTGACTGGCGGCACTCCTTATGGCGCTAGCACCGTAGCCGGTGGCCAAGGCGAGCGTCAGCCCAGCGAGAACGAACTGGAAGGCGCCCGTTATCAAGGAAAGTATACCGCCGAAATTGCTAGCAAGCTTTCCAGAAAATAA